One part of the Candidatus Mancarchaeum acidiphilum genome encodes these proteins:
- a CDS encoding RNA-guided endonuclease InsQ/TnpB family protein, which produces MNGYTNNMDSTRAYKFRIYPDTKRQNEIDERLILAQQFYNKILEKSIESYKNGKAKASMAQFNRFVKEIIQDDKKYLKLYSQTRCEIEYRLLKAYQNFFRRIKEENRKAGFPRFKSRNRYKSITYPQYNGSFSIKRGRLRVSRIGTMRIELHRKIEGTIKTLAIKREGRNYYAVLTTINEIKTPQVEDTNPIGIDMGLNSFVAMSDGTKIEKPKFMQQERKRIAHWQRIVARRNKGSKRREKAKTHLQKTYEYSTNQSDDYLHKLSDRLVDSGYTSFAVEDLHIQNMVKNHRLAGSIQNASWNRFIQMLSYKAESAGMKVIKVDSRDTTQECSNCHHIKEGSERLTLGDRSYRCNVCGLEIDRDINASINILNRATTLGQRESHAQGESVRPQREAVLAELRTDKTHPLRDAVIA; this is translated from the coding sequence ATGAATGGTTATACAAACAACATGGATTCCACAAGAGCCTATAAATTCAGGATCTATCCAGATACTAAAAGGCAGAATGAGATAGATGAAAGGCTAATCCTTGCACAGCAGTTCTACAACAAGATTCTGGAGAAGTCCATTGAATCCTATAAGAATGGAAAGGCAAAAGCCTCAATGGCACAGTTCAACAGGTTCGTCAAAGAAATAATCCAAGATGACAAGAAATACCTGAAACTATACTCGCAGACGAGATGCGAGATTGAATATAGGCTTCTCAAGGCATACCAGAACTTCTTCAGGAGAATCAAGGAAGAAAACAGAAAGGCAGGATTCCCGAGATTCAAGTCAAGGAACAGGTACAAGTCAATAACATATCCTCAGTACAATGGCTCTTTCTCAATAAAGAGGGGCAGGCTGAGAGTCTCAAGGATAGGAACAATGAGGATAGAATTGCATAGGAAGATTGAAGGCACAATCAAGACGCTTGCAATAAAGAGGGAGGGAAGAAATTATTATGCTGTTCTTACCACAATAAACGAAATCAAAACCCCACAAGTGGAGGACACAAATCCAATCGGAATAGACATGGGATTGAATTCATTCGTTGCAATGTCAGATGGAACAAAAATAGAAAAGCCGAAATTCATGCAACAGGAAAGAAAGAGGATTGCGCATTGGCAGAGAATAGTCGCACGGAGAAACAAAGGTTCAAAGAGAAGGGAGAAGGCAAAAACACATCTCCAAAAAACATACGAATACTCCACAAACCAGTCGGACGACTACTTGCACAAACTTTCAGACAGGCTTGTCGATTCAGGATATACTTCATTCGCAGTAGAGGATTTGCACATTCAAAACATGGTAAAGAATCATAGATTGGCAGGTTCGATACAAAACGCTTCATGGAACAGGTTCATCCAAATGCTTTCATACAAGGCTGAAAGTGCTGGTATGAAAGTAATAAAAGTAGATTCAAGGGACACGACGCAGGAATGCAGTAACTGCCACCATATAAAGGAAGGCAGTGAAAGGTTGACTTTAGGAGACAGGTCATACCGCTGCAACGTCTGCGGACTGGAAATTGACAGAGATATAAATGCATCAATAAACATATTGAACAGAGCAACTACCCTCGGACAGAGGGAAAGTCACGCTCAGGGAGAGAGTGTAAGGCCTCAAAGGGAGGCAGTTCTCGCTGAACTGAGAACCGATAAAACACATCCTTTGCGGGATGCAGTGATTGCATGA
- a CDS encoding ATPase, with product MVASALVEIAASIAFAGGLIGTGMAQQGIGASGMGIIAEKPEKFGQVLFFFVIPETLWIIGFVLGLILLLQIL from the coding sequence ATGGTAGCTAGCGCATTAGTTGAAATTGCAGCTTCAATTGCATTTGCTGGAGGTTTAATAGGAACTGGAATGGCTCAGCAAGGGATAGGTGCATCAGGAATGGGGATCATTGCGGAGAAGCCTGAAAAGTTTGGTCAGGTGCTTTTCTTCTTTGTCATACCAGAAACTCTATGGATAATTGGATTCGTACTGGGATTAATACTGCTGTTGCAGATACTTTGA
- the scpB gene encoding SMC-Scp complex subunit ScpB, whose product MVIKISSLDSDTRKLIEAALFISAEPLSLDDLSKIVNISSIGYVKNMLQDLIDDYAKRDTAMKIEELDKKYLLTLKSPYMEKVSSLAAKPDLSKGALRILAYISKNEPILQSKIVNIFGPSSYSYIKEILEKSFIESSKSGRTKKLKTTEKFKEYFELNQ is encoded by the coding sequence ATGGTGATTAAAATTAGCTCATTGGATTCGGACACAAGGAAGTTGATTGAAGCTGCACTTTTCATATCAGCGGAGCCCTTATCCCTAGACGACTTGTCAAAGATAGTCAATATCAGTTCAATAGGTTATGTCAAAAACATGCTACAGGATCTTATAGACGACTATGCAAAGAGAGACACCGCAATGAAAATAGAAGAGCTTGACAAAAAGTACCTTCTTACATTGAAATCGCCTTATATGGAGAAGGTTTCATCATTGGCGGCAAAGCCTGATCTTTCAAAAGGAGCTTTGAGGATATTGGCTTACATCAGCAAGAACGAGCCCATACTGCAGAGCAAGATAGTCAACATATTCGGGCCGTCATCCTATAGTTATATAAAGGAGATTCTAGAAAAGTCTTTTATAGAATCCTCAAAATCGGGAAGGACAAAGAAATTGAAGACAACCGAAAAATTTAAAGAGTATTTTGAGCTTAATCAATAG
- a CDS encoding COG1361 S-layer family protein has translation MSKFIVYLSVMIFATALLGVASAQGSDSFTLINAYFGSNGTVINPVPGQNSVPLTLVIESNQDKLLSNTSLELYNFNSGFKPINGQGSITEELPDVKPDQTFSITYYIDIPSYAREGTYYLDLEIEPNNTVSEEYTMLVPFIYGGVPSIKYTSDAPHLIPGEINNLTININDTGSGSVTSLQPYFSSEQPINGQNSSIPSIKVLSSPAKIGYLGVNQTVQENLSVYVPESAAGSIANIEITSKYLNYYGQQGMQNYTLSIPVEAPSNLVINETDSSAYLGKSTALAFKIENIGGSAVKSVVATLSTEVSGISITGNSTSYFTSIPAGSNVTYSPTIAVGPSVSEGGYAGTLDISYENQLGQQEQISYPIGFTAVGLTSLVTETPSVSAISEVGNVPIATVSGSLVDEGSGNAYYVTVYAYLKSNGKVIGSNSSYVGEIQLNSPMPFSVTVIPNTTNSNSFAAGFAGKGGFANKTGAFANRTTANKSAANSTDAAEPNYQNLTIEVYEKYQNSFSQNMVSTPETFAVPKPVAYNASAFAKYKVKTNNYTGYYVIAAVIIVIILAFAYRSKKSKSKKHRTGSVI, from the coding sequence ATGTCAAAATTTATAGTATACTTGTCGGTTATGATTTTTGCCACTGCGTTATTGGGAGTTGCATCCGCACAGGGTTCTGATTCATTTACGCTGATAAACGCGTATTTTGGCTCCAATGGGACAGTAATAAATCCGGTTCCAGGGCAGAACAGTGTCCCTTTGACTCTGGTAATTGAGAGTAACCAAGACAAGCTGCTTTCCAATACCTCACTTGAACTATACAATTTCAATTCCGGTTTTAAGCCCATAAATGGCCAAGGCAGCATAACAGAGGAGTTGCCGGATGTAAAGCCAGACCAGACATTTTCAATTACCTATTACATAGATATACCATCTTATGCAAGGGAAGGCACATACTACCTCGATCTTGAGATAGAGCCTAACAACACGGTTTCTGAGGAATACACAATGCTGGTGCCTTTCATATACGGCGGAGTTCCAAGCATAAAGTACACATCAGATGCCCCACATTTGATTCCAGGAGAAATAAACAATTTAACAATAAATATAAATGACACAGGCTCAGGCAGCGTTACTTCACTACAGCCATATTTTTCATCAGAGCAGCCAATTAATGGACAAAATTCAAGCATCCCTTCAATCAAAGTTTTAAGTTCTCCTGCCAAGATTGGTTATCTTGGGGTAAACCAGACAGTTCAGGAAAATCTCAGCGTCTATGTCCCAGAGAGTGCAGCCGGATCGATTGCAAATATCGAAATAACCTCAAAATACCTAAACTATTACGGGCAGCAGGGAATGCAGAATTATACACTGAGCATACCGGTCGAAGCCCCGTCAAACTTGGTAATAAATGAAACCGACAGTTCGGCATACTTAGGAAAATCAACAGCCCTTGCATTTAAAATAGAAAACATAGGAGGTTCAGCAGTTAAATCGGTCGTTGCCACTTTGTCTACAGAAGTATCAGGAATATCAATAACGGGCAACAGCACTTCATATTTCACAAGCATTCCTGCAGGGTCTAATGTGACCTACTCACCAACAATAGCGGTTGGTCCATCTGTAAGCGAAGGAGGTTATGCAGGAACTTTGGACATATCATATGAGAATCAGCTGGGGCAGCAGGAGCAGATAAGCTATCCGATTGGGTTCACCGCAGTAGGATTGACAAGCTTGGTTACTGAAACACCTTCTGTATCAGCCATATCGGAAGTTGGCAATGTGCCAATAGCAACGGTATCAGGAAGCTTGGTTGATGAAGGATCGGGAAATGCTTACTATGTCACGGTATATGCATACTTAAAGAGCAATGGCAAGGTTATAGGAAGCAATTCCTCATATGTAGGAGAGATACAGCTGAATTCCCCAATGCCATTCAGTGTTACTGTAATACCTAACACGACAAATTCCAATAGCTTTGCAGCAGGGTTTGCAGGAAAAGGAGGATTCGCAAATAAAACCGGGGCTTTTGCAAACAGAACAACAGCGAACAAGTCAGCAGCAAACAGCACTGACGCAGCAGAGCCCAATTACCAAAATCTTACAATTGAGGTTTATGAAAAGTACCAGAATTCATTCAGCCAGAATATGGTATCCACCCCGGAGACATTTGCAGTCCCTAAGCCTGTCGCATACAACGCATCCGCATTTGCAAAGTACAAAGTAAAGACCAATAATTACACAGGATACTATGTGATAGCTGCAGTAATAATAGTAATAATATTGGCATTTGCCTACAGAAGCAAGAAATCAAAATCCAAGAAGCACAGGACAGGATCAGTAATATGA
- a CDS encoding HIT family protein, translated as MISNWEKDGCVFCKIVSKELTADMVYEDDDVIAFLDKNPVFPGHTLVIPKEHYKTLLDIPDPIIAKLFSDVKFISRAVIKATKSEGIVILNNTIVSQSIPHAHVHLIPRNYKDGFYKYLPRRRYHYKEGEQPIEITIKEEIERLKS; from the coding sequence TTGATAAGCAACTGGGAAAAGGATGGCTGCGTGTTCTGCAAAATAGTGTCAAAGGAATTGACGGCGGATATGGTGTATGAAGACGATGATGTAATCGCATTTCTTGATAAAAATCCTGTATTCCCCGGGCATACATTAGTCATACCAAAAGAACATTACAAGACACTGCTTGATATACCGGATCCTATAATCGCAAAGCTTTTTTCTGATGTTAAATTCATATCAAGAGCGGTAATTAAAGCCACTAAGTCGGAGGGCATAGTGATATTGAACAACACAATAGTCAGCCAGAGCATCCCTCATGCGCATGTGCATTTGATACCTAGGAATTACAAGGATGGATTTTATAAATATTTGCCTAGGAGGAGGTACCATTACAAGGAAGGGGAGCAGCCGATTGAGATCACTATAAAGGAGGAGATTGAAAGATTAAAAAGTTAG
- a CDS encoding DUF6036 family nucleotidyltransferase — translation MGREILLIAVGGTAMTLLGIKASTKDIDFNIPLEDDFNEFNRVYDRIKPGVKIDSWSSNMIFSEILPEDYVKSTIEYKTNFKKINVRILGPIDIICSKISRLNDSDMEDIKDCIKYAHITKAHLDKRADQYSRAGNDRIFEQNLKYIMENFF, via the coding sequence TTGGGTAGAGAGATTTTACTTATAGCTGTTGGCGGCACTGCAATGACCTTGTTGGGTATTAAGGCTTCTACAAAAGATATAGATTTTAACATACCTCTGGAAGATGATTTTAATGAATTTAATCGGGTTTATGATAGAATTAAACCGGGAGTAAAAATTGATTCTTGGTCTTCTAATATGATATTTAGCGAAATTTTACCGGAAGACTATGTAAAATCAACAATAGAATACAAAACCAACTTTAAAAAAATCAATGTTAGGATATTAGGCCCTATAGATATTATATGCTCAAAGATTTCAAGATTAAATGATTCTGATATGGAAGATATAAAGGACTGCATAAAATACGCCCACATAACAAAGGCACATTTGGATAAAAGAGCGGATCAGTATTCTCGTGCAGGAAACGATAGAATATTTGAACAGAATCTCAAGTATATAATGGAAAACTTCTTCTAA
- a CDS encoding ABC transporter permease: MKQQDILGIVINYMRQKKVRTTLTVFGIMLGPAAIVALLGLVGGFGAYITSELGSTGVTTIYATPLPNFTLNNNVVHTISGMEGVKVALPYYTASGTLTQGTQNTSVSIYAVNISAVPEIIPNLKLQNGSIPSNGFYTAAVVGYDIAHPNITGARNISLNQVITVNGNSGFAGFGGASASPKSYSFLVHGIYAHFGQALFLSPDSSIFIPLSGGILLTNDTGKYSGILISATNASSVSLVSSELTAEYGNNIKVITVSSILSEIESIESSISLILLAVASISLLVAFVSIVTTMYSSVTERTTEIGIMKALGFTSNKIMLVFLYESLIIGLIGGVFGVALGTAGSYGASAVMSHLSVGSSSAGPPAASSSFGGSSSFGSSKGAGFSGRSGFSGGSGFSGSGSSTISSSSINITPVISLQLILEVILLTITIGVLAGIFPAWKASRLVPAEALRSN, translated from the coding sequence ATGAAGCAGCAGGATATACTGGGTATAGTAATAAACTATATGAGGCAGAAAAAGGTCAGGACTACCCTTACCGTATTCGGCATAATGCTGGGTCCCGCTGCAATAGTAGCCCTTTTAGGCCTTGTCGGAGGATTTGGGGCTTATATAACATCCGAATTGGGTAGCACAGGGGTTACGACAATCTATGCCACGCCCCTGCCCAATTTTACCTTAAACAATAATGTGGTACACACGATAAGCGGAATGGAGGGCGTCAAGGTTGCGCTTCCATACTATACGGCCAGCGGAACATTGACGCAAGGTACTCAAAATACTTCCGTAAGCATATATGCGGTCAACATATCCGCTGTTCCGGAAATAATACCCAACCTAAAGCTTCAGAACGGGTCCATACCTTCCAATGGATTTTATACGGCAGCTGTTGTTGGCTATGACATTGCCCACCCAAACATAACAGGAGCAAGGAATATTTCATTAAACCAGGTTATAACAGTAAACGGCAATTCCGGATTCGCAGGGTTTGGAGGAGCGTCTGCAAGTCCAAAGAGCTATTCATTCCTTGTGCATGGTATATATGCTCATTTTGGGCAGGCATTGTTCTTAAGCCCTGACAGCTCAATATTCATACCTTTGTCCGGAGGAATTCTCCTTACGAATGACACCGGAAAATACAGCGGCATACTAATATCTGCAACTAATGCATCTTCCGTAAGCTTGGTAAGCTCTGAATTGACTGCGGAATACGGCAATAATATCAAAGTAATAACCGTCTCAAGCATACTTTCTGAAATAGAATCGATAGAAAGCAGCATTTCGCTTATACTTCTCGCTGTTGCATCAATATCACTGCTTGTCGCGTTCGTAAGCATAGTCACGACGATGTATTCATCTGTTACCGAGAGGACTACAGAAATAGGGATAATGAAGGCGCTTGGATTTACAAGCAACAAGATAATGCTTGTATTCCTTTACGAGTCCTTGATAATTGGCCTTATAGGAGGAGTTTTTGGAGTTGCATTAGGCACTGCAGGAAGCTATGGAGCAAGCGCTGTGATGAGCCATCTATCCGTGGGCAGCTCCTCTGCAGGTCCACCAGCAGCTTCATCATCATTTGGGGGAAGTTCATCATTCGGTTCAAGCAAAGGTGCAGGATTTTCGGGCCGCAGTGGATTTTCCGGAGGGAGTGGATTTTCAGGTTCTGGATCAAGCACAATATCAAGCTCAAGCATCAATATAACGCCTGTTATATCGTTGCAGCTTATACTTGAGGTAATACTTCTTACTATAACAATAGGAGTGCTTGCCGGGATATTCCCCGCATGGAAGGCGTCAAGGCTCGTCCCCGCAGAAGCACTTAGGTCAAACTGA
- a CDS encoding phosphate-starvation-inducible PsiE family protein, which yields MAKKAVAKSHIVPKHMVVNIISLIVEVLLLIGLVAVLINAAEQIVQSIGVSMFQVVDVTLENALLLVVFIELYLSMVDFFDGNGRSTIYIIDATLSFLLRETIIIILDSGLVVGSMIALAVVIAAVAFARFMVTYKDK from the coding sequence ATGGCAAAAAAAGCGGTTGCAAAGAGTCATATAGTGCCAAAGCATATGGTAGTGAATATCATATCGCTTATAGTTGAAGTACTCCTTCTCATAGGTCTGGTTGCCGTGCTGATAAATGCAGCTGAGCAGATAGTACAGTCAATTGGGGTAAGCATGTTCCAAGTGGTTGATGTGACCCTTGAAAATGCATTGCTGCTGGTCGTATTCATAGAGCTGTACCTTAGCATGGTGGATTTCTTCGATGGAAATGGAAGGAGCACGATTTACATCATAGATGCAACTTTATCCTTTTTGCTTAGAGAAACGATAATAATAATCCTTGACTCTGGATTGGTGGTCGGCAGCATGATAGCATTGGCAGTAGTTATCGCAGCAGTGGCTTTTGCACGCTTCATGGTAACCTACAAGGACAAGTAA
- a CDS encoding ABC transporter ATP-binding protein, with translation MNFTKQVKSVIEVKNLVKMYSYGNSEFAALDSISFDVKLGEFVSIIGPSGSGKTTLLNMLSAMDRPTSGDVIINGNNINELSNSELATLRNREIGFIFQSFNLINTMTALENVELPLMLQDVDRKERDVRAMELLKMLGIDNRAHNLPLMMSGGQQQRVAIARAIITKPKIILGDEPTGNLNTEDTEVVMGILEDIHKNFGNTLVIVTHNPEVANRAERIIRIKDGKIEGIDSKLKLKEI, from the coding sequence TTTACCAAGCAAGTCAAAAGTGTAATAGAGGTCAAAAATCTAGTCAAGATGTACAGCTACGGAAATTCCGAGTTCGCAGCTTTGGATTCTATAAGCTTTGATGTAAAACTAGGTGAATTCGTATCAATAATAGGGCCTTCTGGATCTGGAAAGACTACTCTTCTAAATATGCTAAGTGCCATGGACAGGCCAACAAGCGGGGATGTAATAATAAACGGCAACAATATAAACGAGTTGTCAAATTCAGAATTAGCAACTTTGAGGAACCGCGAGATAGGTTTTATATTCCAGTCATTCAATCTGATAAATACGATGACTGCACTGGAGAATGTAGAGCTTCCTTTAATGCTGCAAGATGTTGATAGAAAAGAGAGAGATGTAAGGGCAATGGAGCTCCTGAAGATGCTTGGAATCGACAACCGCGCCCATAACCTCCCATTGATGATGTCTGGAGGGCAGCAGCAAAGGGTTGCAATAGCAAGGGCAATAATTACCAAGCCAAAGATAATATTGGGAGATGAGCCAACAGGCAACCTCAATACGGAGGACACGGAAGTGGTTATGGGGATTCTTGAAGACATACATAAGAATTTCGGAAATACCCTGGTCATAGTTACGCACAATCCTGAAGTTGCCAATAGGGCGGAAAGGATAATACGGATAAAGGATGGAAAGATAGAAGGCATAGACAGCAAACTTAAGCTTAAAGAGATATAA
- a CDS encoding ribonuclease HI family protein — protein sequence MISICTDGASRGNPGDSASGFQIYDESGKVIAKKEIYNGIKTNNYAEYNAIINALQWCVDNTKPNDTEITLYSDSKLVVSQINGIYKVKSPEMAELNLKAKDIIKKFKSVKLVNKPREFECIAKVDHAINLFLDKVEQDKKGK from the coding sequence ATGATTTCAATCTGCACTGATGGGGCTTCAAGAGGGAACCCTGGAGACAGTGCCTCAGGATTCCAGATTTACGATGAATCAGGAAAGGTTATAGCCAAAAAGGAGATATACAACGGCATAAAGACAAACAATTACGCAGAATACAATGCGATAATCAATGCGCTCCAGTGGTGCGTTGATAACACAAAGCCTAATGATACAGAGATTACACTTTATTCGGACAGCAAGCTGGTGGTCAGCCAGATCAATGGCATTTACAAAGTCAAATCTCCTGAAATGGCGGAGCTTAACCTTAAGGCCAAAGATATAATAAAGAAGTTCAAATCGGTAAAGCTTGTCAACAAGCCACGTGAATTTGAGTGCATCGCAAAGGTTGACCATGCAATAAACCTATTTCTTGACAAGGTTGAGCAGGATAAAAAGGGTAAATAA
- a CDS encoding TIGR00296 family protein, with translation MNYLNFDDGVKLVWAARESITEYLNRSDFDRNEIESKLKGSGFDKRYGIFVTLYNYKNSNLRGCVGFPRAVGKLRDSVIDAALSAAFEDYRFGSLGKGELGNVVLEVSVLSPMERIEGNPDYLMENVNIGEDGLLIEYQGYSGLLLPIVAVEEKFDSKTFLEEVCMKAGLKGNEWKDGSAKLYKFQTQIFKEKSPAGEVYEVDLSNLD, from the coding sequence ATGAATTACCTTAATTTTGATGATGGGGTCAAACTGGTATGGGCAGCTAGGGAATCGATCACCGAGTATCTAAACAGATCAGATTTCGATAGAAATGAAATAGAATCAAAACTAAAAGGCAGTGGATTTGATAAAAGATATGGAATATTTGTAACCCTGTACAATTACAAAAACTCCAATTTAAGGGGGTGCGTAGGTTTTCCAAGGGCTGTTGGAAAACTTAGGGATAGTGTAATAGATGCTGCACTGTCAGCTGCATTTGAAGATTATAGATTCGGCTCTTTAGGGAAAGGCGAATTGGGCAATGTTGTATTGGAAGTCAGTGTGCTATCACCTATGGAGAGGATTGAAGGGAATCCTGATTACCTAATGGAAAATGTCAATATAGGCGAAGACGGCCTTTTGATCGAATACCAAGGATACAGCGGCCTGCTCCTTCCTATAGTTGCGGTTGAAGAGAAGTTTGACAGCAAGACTTTCCTTGAGGAGGTATGCATGAAGGCAGGGCTTAAAGGAAATGAATGGAAGGATGGTTCCGCTAAATTATATAAATTCCAGACACAGATTTTCAAGGAGAAATCTCCTGCGGGGGAGGTATATGAGGTAGACCTTTCAAATTTAGATTGA
- a CDS encoding V-type ATP synthase subunit E, producing the protein MAMEDIISKIKENADAEIEKANSDADSKIQQINDDKSKAISDYQSQIDAKLKIELQQIKSQSDSKANTDSRSIYNKALEEKLDEGFKIIKDNFDEFCKTDTYKEVLGAIVKDALKELGAGATITVNPRDKDLLKVPKTCKVKTDESVSGGIRAVSKDGSMGMDETLDDILDSAKDSVAIEFLKLIK; encoded by the coding sequence ATGGCAATGGAAGATATTATAAGCAAGATAAAGGAGAATGCTGACGCTGAGATAGAAAAGGCAAATTCGGATGCTGATTCTAAGATACAGCAGATAAACGACGATAAATCCAAAGCTATAAGCGACTACCAGTCGCAGATAGATGCGAAATTAAAAATTGAGCTCCAGCAGATAAAATCCCAATCAGATTCAAAGGCAAACACAGATTCCAGATCTATTTATAACAAGGCGCTTGAAGAAAAGCTTGACGAAGGATTTAAAATAATAAAGGATAATTTTGATGAGTTCTGCAAGACTGATACATACAAGGAAGTGCTTGGGGCCATAGTAAAGGATGCGCTCAAAGAACTTGGGGCAGGAGCAACAATAACAGTCAATCCAAGGGACAAGGATCTTTTAAAGGTACCAAAAACCTGTAAGGTTAAGACTGATGAATCGGTATCTGGCGGAATAAGGGCGGTATCAAAGGATGGATCAATGGGAATGGACGAAACTCTTGATGACATATTGGATTCTGCAAAAGACAGCGTAGCTATTGAATTTTTAAAACTTATAAAATGA
- a CDS encoding segregation/condensation protein A, protein MASSEEEAVVAEDFNLEEFIKNATWKELLIHLVETNKLDPWNINISEIVEKYTDTIKKIKMLNLIIPANMVLAASVLLRIKSDTISIADTSVEEVSNPEEDESGSIYVERPNLEPLVFKIRPAPSRKITLEELMQALDQSIKKEIKREETLKESNIVLEFKVDRSDIDKKIDSAYQLIKGNADSYGVAMFSNLSRNFEDKSTILLDLFVPMLFLAKYRRVSISQEEFFGDIMIKLKESKTDGD, encoded by the coding sequence ATGGCATCAAGCGAGGAGGAAGCCGTTGTTGCAGAAGACTTCAATTTAGAGGAGTTTATAAAAAATGCCACTTGGAAAGAGCTTTTGATACATCTGGTAGAGACGAACAAGCTGGATCCATGGAATATCAACATATCAGAGATAGTGGAAAAGTATACAGATACGATAAAGAAAATAAAAATGCTGAATCTTATAATACCTGCAAACATGGTGCTTGCGGCATCGGTACTGCTCAGGATAAAAAGCGACACAATATCGATAGCGGATACAAGCGTCGAAGAAGTTAGCAATCCAGAAGAAGACGAATCCGGAAGCATATATGTGGAAAGACCCAATCTGGAGCCATTGGTGTTCAAGATAAGGCCTGCTCCATCAAGGAAGATAACGCTGGAAGAATTGATGCAGGCGTTGGATCAGTCGATAAAGAAAGAGATAAAAAGGGAGGAGACTTTAAAGGAATCAAATATTGTTCTTGAATTTAAGGTGGACAGAAGCGACATAGACAAGAAGATTGATTCTGCCTATCAACTGATAAAAGGGAATGCAGATAGCTATGGAGTTGCAATGTTCAGCAACCTCTCAAGGAACTTTGAGGACAAGAGCACGATACTTCTTGACCTTTTCGTGCCAATGCTGTTCCTGGCAAAGTACCGCAGGGTCTCGATATCGCAGGAGGAGTTTTTTGGCGATATAATGATAAAGCTCAAGGAAAGCAAAACGGATGGTGATTAA